The Streptomyces sp. CC0208 genome window below encodes:
- a CDS encoding 5-(carboxyamino)imidazole ribonucleotide synthase produces the protein MTFPVVGMVGGGQLARMTHEAGIPLGIRFKLLSDTPQDSAAQVVSDVVIGDYRDLETLREFARGCDVITFDHEHVPTEHLRALEADGIPVRPGPDALVHAQDKGVMRARLDAIGVPCPRHRIVSDPEDVAAFAAEGDGFPVVLKTVRGGYDGKGVWVVDSAEEAADPFRAGVPVLAEEKVDYVRELAANVVRSPHGQAVAYPVVESQQVNGVCDTVIAPAPDLDRTLALKAEELALNIAKELDVVGHLAVELFQTRDGRILVNELAMRPHNSGHWSMDGAITSQFANHVRAVLDLPLGDPRPRAKWTVMVNVLGGDFPDMYSAYLHCMARDPKLKIHMYGKDVKPGRKVGHVNTYGDDLDDVLERARHAAGYLRGTITE, from the coding sequence GTGACGTTCCCGGTAGTCGGCATGGTCGGCGGGGGCCAGCTCGCGCGTATGACACACGAGGCAGGCATCCCGCTCGGCATCAGGTTCAAGCTTCTCAGTGACACCCCTCAGGATTCCGCGGCGCAAGTGGTGAGCGACGTCGTCATCGGCGACTATCGCGACCTCGAGACGCTGCGCGAGTTCGCGCGCGGGTGCGATGTGATCACCTTCGATCACGAACACGTACCCACCGAGCACCTCAGAGCCCTGGAGGCGGACGGCATCCCCGTGCGCCCCGGCCCCGACGCGCTCGTGCACGCCCAGGACAAGGGCGTGATGCGCGCGCGGCTCGACGCGATCGGCGTCCCGTGCCCACGGCACCGGATCGTCAGCGATCCCGAGGACGTGGCGGCCTTCGCGGCGGAGGGTGACGGCTTCCCCGTCGTCCTCAAGACCGTCCGCGGCGGCTACGACGGCAAGGGCGTGTGGGTCGTGGACTCCGCCGAGGAGGCCGCCGACCCGTTCCGGGCCGGCGTCCCGGTCCTCGCCGAGGAGAAGGTCGACTACGTCCGCGAGCTCGCCGCCAACGTCGTACGGTCGCCGCACGGCCAGGCCGTCGCCTACCCGGTCGTCGAGTCCCAGCAGGTCAACGGCGTCTGCGACACCGTGATCGCCCCGGCCCCTGACCTGGACCGGACCCTCGCCCTCAAGGCCGAGGAACTGGCCCTCAACATCGCCAAGGAACTGGACGTCGTCGGCCACCTCGCCGTCGAGCTGTTCCAGACCCGCGACGGCCGCATCCTCGTCAACGAGCTCGCGATGCGCCCGCACAACTCGGGCCACTGGTCGATGGACGGCGCGATCACCTCCCAGTTCGCCAACCACGTCCGGGCCGTCCTCGACCTCCCGCTCGGTGACCCGCGCCCCCGCGCGAAGTGGACCGTCATGGTCAACGTCCTCGGCGGCGACTTCCCCGACATGTACTCCGCGTACCTGCACTGCATGGCCCGCGACCCCAAGCTGAAGATCCACATGTACGGCAAGGACGTGAAGCCCGGACGCAAGGTGGGCCACGTCAACACCTACGGCGACGACCTGGACGACGTTCTCGAACGCGCACGTCACGCTGCCGGTTACCTGAGAGGGACCATCACAGAATGA
- the purE gene encoding 5-(carboxyamino)imidazole ribonucleotide mutase: MGSDSDWPVMEAAAQALDEFEIEYEVDVVSAHRMPREMIAYGEQAAERGLKAIIAGAGGAAHLPGMLASVTPLPVIGVPVPLKYLDGMDSLLSIVQMPAGVPVATVSVGGARNAGLLAARILAAHDEELLGRMREFQQELNDQATEKGKRLRSKVEGSNGFGFGK; the protein is encoded by the coding sequence ATGGGGTCGGACTCCGACTGGCCCGTCATGGAGGCCGCCGCGCAGGCCCTCGACGAGTTCGAGATCGAGTACGAGGTCGACGTCGTCTCCGCGCACCGCATGCCGCGCGAGATGATCGCGTACGGCGAGCAGGCGGCCGAGCGGGGCCTGAAGGCGATCATCGCGGGAGCCGGAGGAGCCGCCCACCTCCCCGGCATGCTCGCCTCCGTCACCCCCCTCCCGGTGATCGGGGTCCCGGTCCCGCTGAAGTACCTCGACGGCATGGACTCGCTGCTGTCGATCGTGCAGATGCCGGCCGGCGTCCCCGTCGCGACCGTCTCCGTCGGCGGCGCCCGCAACGCAGGTCTGCTCGCGGCCCGCATCCTCGCCGCGCACGACGAGGAACTCCTCGGCCGGATGCGGGAGTTCCAGCAGGAGCTCAACGACCAGGCCACCGAGAAGGGCAAGCGCCTGCGGTCCAAGGTCGAGGGCTCCAACGGCTTCGGCTTCGGCAAGTGA
- a CDS encoding dipeptidase produces the protein MTATGQLESARELLREFPVVDGHNDLPWALREQVRYDLDARDIATDQSAHLHTDLARLRAGGVGAQYWSVYVRSDLPDAVPATLEQIDCVRQLIARYPAQLRAALTAADMEAARAEGRIASLMGAEGGHSIANSLATLRALYALGVRYMTLTHNDNVDWADSATDEPGVGGLSAFGRAVVREMNREGMLVDLSHVAATTMRDALDVSEAPVIFSHSSSRAVCDHPRNVPDDVLERLPSNGGMAMVTFVPKFVLQAAVDWTAAADENMREHGFHHLATTPEAMKVHRAFEERTPRPVATVSTVADHLDHMREVAGVDHIGIGGDYDGTAFTPDGLNDVSGYPNLMAELLDRGWSRPDLAKLTWQNAVRVLGAAEDVARELRSTRGPSNATLSELDG, from the coding sequence GTGACGGCCACGGGACAGCTGGAGAGCGCCCGGGAACTCCTGCGCGAGTTCCCGGTCGTCGACGGCCACAACGACCTCCCCTGGGCGCTGCGCGAACAGGTCCGCTACGACCTCGACGCCCGTGACATCGCCACGGACCAGTCGGCCCACCTGCACACCGACCTGGCGCGCCTGCGGGCCGGCGGGGTCGGGGCGCAGTACTGGTCGGTGTACGTCCGCTCGGACCTGCCCGACGCGGTACCGGCGACGCTGGAACAGATCGACTGCGTACGGCAGTTGATCGCGCGGTACCCGGCACAGCTGCGGGCCGCGCTCACCGCCGCGGACATGGAGGCGGCGCGCGCGGAAGGCCGTATCGCCTCGCTCATGGGCGCCGAGGGCGGCCACTCCATCGCCAACTCCCTCGCCACACTTCGCGCGTTGTACGCGCTCGGTGTGCGCTACATGACCCTCACCCACAACGACAACGTGGACTGGGCGGACTCGGCGACGGACGAACCCGGCGTCGGGGGGCTGTCGGCGTTCGGCCGTGCGGTGGTCCGGGAGATGAACCGCGAGGGCATGCTCGTGGACCTCTCGCACGTGGCGGCGACGACCATGCGGGACGCGCTGGACGTGAGCGAGGCGCCGGTGATCTTCTCGCACTCCTCCTCGCGAGCCGTGTGCGACCACCCGCGCAACGTCCCGGACGACGTCCTGGAGCGCCTGCCGTCCAACGGGGGCATGGCGATGGTGACCTTCGTGCCGAAGTTCGTCCTCCAGGCCGCCGTCGACTGGACGGCCGCCGCCGACGAGAACATGCGCGAGCACGGCTTCCACCACCTCGCGACCACTCCCGAGGCGATGAAGGTGCACCGCGCCTTCGAGGAGCGCACCCCGCGCCCCGTGGCCACGGTCTCGACGGTCGCCGACCACCTGGACCACATGCGCGAGGTGGCCGGCGTGGACCACATCGGCATCGGCGGCGACTACGACGGCACGGCCTTCACCCCGGACGGCCTGAACGACGTCTCCGGCTACCCGAACCTCATGGCCGAACTCCTGGACCGCGGCTGGTCCCGCCCCGACCTCGCCAAGCTGACCTGGCAGAACGCGGTACGCGTGCTGGGCGCGGCGGAGGACGTGGCCCGGGAGCTCCGGTCGACGCGGGGGCCGTCCAACGCGACCCTCTCCGAGCTCGACGGCTGA
- a CDS encoding dipeptidase: MADLQDELHPPAEVGELPQLLGAVPELCAPGSDQAAGLLERARALLAEHPVADGYSGLPWALRHLPWFDLEVGESAVDTDVPRLREGHVGALMWSLHLPEGLDGDRAVGATLEQLDLVKTVVRNHPEGLRLARTAGQATDARNCGRAAVLLGPAGAAALGDSLGILRSLHALGLRALTLTGVSWASAAGLTRFGEEVLREMNRLGVLADLSGASDATVRRTLAVSKAPVLCSRSAARALRPHPANLPDDLLAELGAAKGLCMVPLTAEQTGPTVRDVADHLDHVRAVAGAECVGLSGTYDAGTAHPQELGDASCYPHLVAELLRRGWDEADIALLTWGNVQRLLRESDFTARAAQQRREPSTAKIAQLDG, from the coding sequence ATGGCAGACCTCCAGGACGAACTGCATCCCCCGGCCGAGGTGGGAGAGCTGCCCCAGCTCCTCGGGGCCGTGCCGGAGCTGTGCGCGCCGGGCTCCGACCAGGCCGCCGGGCTGCTGGAGCGCGCCCGTGCCCTCCTCGCGGAGCACCCCGTCGCCGACGGTTACAGCGGGCTGCCCTGGGCTCTGAGGCACCTGCCCTGGTTCGACCTGGAGGTCGGTGAGAGCGCGGTGGACACGGATGTGCCGAGGCTCAGGGAGGGGCACGTGGGCGCTCTGATGTGGTCGCTGCACCTGCCCGAGGGGCTCGACGGGGACCGTGCCGTCGGCGCCACCCTGGAACAGCTCGACCTGGTGAAGACCGTCGTACGCAACCACCCCGAGGGCCTGCGCCTGGCCCGCACCGCGGGACAGGCCACCGACGCCCGCAACTGCGGCCGTGCCGCCGTCCTGCTCGGCCCCGCGGGCGCCGCCGCCCTCGGCGACTCGCTCGGCATCCTGCGCTCCCTGCACGCCCTCGGCCTGCGCGCCCTCACCCTGACCGGGGTGTCCTGGGCGAGCGCGGCGGGGCTCACCCGGTTCGGCGAGGAGGTGCTGCGCGAGATGAACCGGCTCGGAGTCCTCGCCGACCTCTCCGGCGCCTCCGACGCGACCGTCCGGCGCACCCTGGCCGTGTCCAAGGCGCCGGTGCTCTGCAGCCGCTCCGCCGCCCGCGCCCTGCGGCCCCATCCGGCCAACCTCCCCGACGACCTGCTCGCCGAGCTGGGCGCCGCCAAGGGCCTGTGCATGGTGCCGCTGACCGCCGAGCAGACCGGCCCGACGGTCCGGGACGTCGCCGACCACCTCGACCATGTGCGCGCGGTGGCGGGCGCCGAATGCGTGGGCCTGTCCGGCACCTACGACGCCGGCACCGCCCACCCGCAGGAGCTGGGCGACGCCTCCTGCTACCCGCACCTCGTCGCCGAGCTGCTGCGCCGGGGCTGGGACGAGGCCGACATCGCGCTGCTGACCTGGGGCAATGTCCAGCGGTTGCTGCGCGAGTCCGACTTCACCGCACGGGCGGCGCAGCAGCGGCGCGAGCCGTCCACGGCGAAGATCGCCCAGCTCGACGGATAG
- a CDS encoding VOC family protein produces the protein MTVARFRSVVIDCPDPRALARFYAGIVGGTPEDDDPDWVVLRVPAGPRLAFQSAPGLTPPEWPRADRNSQQFHLDFDGGTTWEEIDAAEAKVLELGARLLHAEDKEDFRVYADPAGHPFCLCRIDPL, from the coding sequence GTGACTGTCGCACGTTTCCGTTCCGTCGTGATCGACTGCCCCGACCCCCGGGCGCTCGCCCGTTTCTACGCCGGGATCGTGGGCGGCACCCCGGAGGACGACGACCCGGACTGGGTGGTCCTGCGAGTCCCGGCCGGTCCCCGGCTGGCCTTCCAGAGCGCCCCGGGGCTCACTCCGCCGGAGTGGCCGCGGGCGGACCGCAACTCCCAGCAGTTCCACCTCGACTTCGACGGCGGGACCACGTGGGAGGAGATCGACGCGGCCGAGGCCAAGGTGCTGGAGCTGGGCGCGCGGCTGCTGCACGCCGAGGACAAGGAGGACTTCCGGGTCTACGCGGACCCGGCGGGCCACCCCTTCTGCCTGTGCCGGATCGACCCGCTGTAG
- a CDS encoding VOC family protein — MAIAELGAVVLDCPDPGALAGFYAGVLGGTVEGEGDWVDLRTPGGPSLAFQAAPGFVPPKWPAPDASQQFHLDLTVPDLDAAEKEVLALGAKPLDTEDRSRTFRVYADPAGHPFCLCAC, encoded by the coding sequence ATGGCCATCGCCGAACTCGGAGCCGTCGTACTGGACTGTCCCGACCCCGGCGCGCTCGCCGGTTTCTACGCCGGTGTCCTCGGCGGCACCGTCGAGGGCGAGGGGGACTGGGTGGACCTGAGGACCCCCGGCGGACCGTCGCTGGCCTTCCAGGCCGCCCCCGGTTTCGTACCGCCGAAGTGGCCCGCCCCCGACGCCTCGCAGCAGTTCCACCTCGACCTGACCGTCCCGGACCTGGACGCGGCCGAGAAGGAGGTGCTGGCGCTCGGGGCGAAGCCGCTGGACACCGAGGACCGCTCCCGCACCTTCCGTGTGTACGCGGACCCGGCGGGGCACCCGTTCTGCCTCTGCGCCTGCTGA
- a CDS encoding CGNR zinc finger domain-containing protein produces the protein MSERSPAPGGLALVESLVNTVDLESGADSLDTAEGRARVGITEGELAQARELRESLRVALLAHAGHPPHRAVTPLGELLAAAPLFLTVAAADGSAALAPVDARPLLSRVAAAVAESLVAGTWLRLKACEAVDCHWAYYDRSPAGRGRWCSMQVCGARAKMRRYRAKG, from the coding sequence ATGAGTGAGCGATCGCCCGCGCCCGGGGGGCTGGCCCTGGTCGAGTCCCTGGTCAACACGGTGGACCTGGAGTCGGGCGCCGATTCGCTGGACACGGCGGAGGGCCGGGCGCGCGTCGGGATCACCGAGGGGGAGCTGGCGCAGGCGCGTGAGCTGCGGGAGTCCCTGCGGGTCGCTCTGCTGGCGCACGCCGGGCATCCGCCGCATCGGGCGGTGACACCGCTGGGGGAGTTGCTGGCGGCGGCGCCCCTGTTCCTGACCGTGGCCGCGGCGGACGGCTCGGCCGCCCTCGCCCCCGTCGACGCCCGGCCCCTGCTCTCCCGCGTCGCCGCCGCCGTCGCCGAGTCGCTGGTCGCGGGGACGTGGCTCCGCCTGAAGGCCTGCGAGGCCGTGGACTGCCACTGGGCGTACTACGACCGGAGTCCGGCGGGGCGGGGGCGGTGGTGCTCTATGCAGGTGTGCGGGGCGCGGGCGAAGATGCGGCGCTACCGGGCCAAGGGGTGA
- a CDS encoding cupredoxin family copper-binding protein yields MRGLLRAAAALALLAVWLLPSGQASAASYSVAMKGYAFAPASLSVPAGSTVTWTNYDTAPHDVKTTSGPLSIHSPMLNKGQSWSFTFATAGSYGYVCTVHPDMTAGITVRAAPAPAPARTSAAPGEHAHTTPARAPSHTAHSAPAMTMPSASPSPTASEAAVPQTAQQAAPQVTQQPVTQTAASTGRPLDPLLVLAGLVAGVAVLCLLLVGSRTSQARREES; encoded by the coding sequence ATGAGGGGGCTGCTGCGGGCCGCGGCGGCGCTCGCCCTCCTCGCCGTGTGGCTGCTGCCGTCGGGACAGGCGTCGGCGGCGAGCTACTCGGTGGCCATGAAGGGGTACGCCTTCGCGCCGGCGTCCTTGAGCGTGCCCGCCGGTTCCACGGTGACGTGGACCAACTACGACACGGCCCCGCACGACGTGAAGACCACCTCCGGCCCGCTCTCGATCCACTCCCCCATGCTGAACAAGGGCCAGAGCTGGAGCTTCACCTTCGCCACGGCCGGTTCCTACGGCTACGTCTGCACGGTCCACCCGGACATGACGGCGGGGATCACGGTCCGGGCGGCACCGGCACCGGCTCCGGCCAGGACCTCGGCGGCACCGGGAGAGCACGCGCACACGACACCGGCCCGGGCCCCGTCGCACACCGCGCACTCGGCACCGGCGATGACGATGCCGTCCGCGTCCCCGTCGCCCACGGCATCCGAGGCGGCCGTACCGCAGACGGCGCAGCAGGCGGCACCCCAGGTGACACAGCAGCCCGTGACCCAGACGGCAGCCTCGACGGGCCGCCCCCTGGACCCGCTGCTGGTCCTGGCCGGCCTGGTGGCCGGGGTGGCGGTCCTGTGCCTCCTGCTGGTCGGCTCCAGGACGTCCCAGGCGCGGAGGGAGGAGTCCTGA
- a CDS encoding cupredoxin family copper-binding protein: protein MRSKDETAGRRSKSPTGNRSLLFAGLGAALAAVLSLGLLSAATGSTAASQQAAGAAQAPAAAAAAMKAAATPDYQVDITGYKFGDGKQLVVEVGQTVRWTNHDSAPHTVTTTKAPVAFDSGTLQKGDSWSYTFTKVGTYEYYCAVHPDMVSSVKVVAASGGGGGGTTPTPTPTSTAPTATPTTGPTATPTATPTSPGMPMPTSTPTATPTSGGGEQCTSIRNELLPILRHLYSAHLEESPGQQVQDALALDSYIKMHTVWIESILKPAVNDGGTVLDSTLSVLLAHINSAHLEESLGQQVSDLLNPDAYVKMHTVWAEHLLTPTTDFLTTSC from the coding sequence GTGAGAAGCAAAGACGAGACCGCCGGCCGGCGAAGCAAGTCGCCGACCGGGAACCGGTCCCTGCTGTTCGCCGGCCTCGGCGCGGCCCTCGCCGCCGTGCTCAGTCTCGGGCTGCTGAGCGCGGCCACGGGTTCCACGGCGGCCTCGCAGCAGGCCGCGGGCGCGGCTCAGGCGCCCGCTGCCGCCGCTGCCGCCATGAAGGCCGCCGCCACCCCCGACTACCAGGTCGACATCACGGGTTACAAGTTCGGCGACGGCAAGCAGCTCGTCGTCGAGGTGGGCCAGACGGTCCGGTGGACCAACCACGACAGCGCGCCGCACACGGTGACCACGACGAAGGCCCCGGTGGCCTTCGACTCGGGGACCCTGCAGAAGGGCGACTCGTGGTCGTACACCTTCACCAAGGTCGGCACCTACGAGTACTACTGCGCGGTGCACCCGGACATGGTGTCGTCCGTGAAGGTGGTGGCGGCCTCCGGCGGTGGCGGCGGCGGTACGACGCCCACGCCGACGCCCACCTCGACGGCACCTACGGCGACCCCGACGACGGGCCCCACGGCCACGCCGACGGCGACCCCCACGTCACCCGGCATGCCGATGCCGACGTCGACGCCGACGGCCACGCCCACCAGCGGTGGCGGCGAGCAGTGCACCAGCATCCGCAATGAGCTGCTGCCGATCCTCCGGCACCTCTACTCGGCGCACCTGGAGGAGTCGCCCGGCCAGCAGGTGCAGGACGCGCTGGCGCTGGACTCGTACATCAAGATGCACACGGTGTGGATCGAGAGCATCCTCAAGCCGGCCGTCAACGACGGCGGGACGGTGCTCGACAGCACGCTCAGCGTGCTGCTGGCCCACATCAACTCCGCGCACCTGGAGGAGTCGCTCGGACAGCAGGTCTCCGATCTGCTGAACCCCGACGCCTACGTGAAGATGCACACCGTCTGGGCCGAGCACCTGCTCACGCCCACCACGGACTTCCTCACCACCAGCTGCTGA
- a CDS encoding copper resistance protein CopC, which produces MRPLLVLAALLCALLGAAQPASAHTELVSSSPKDGATPAKAPDHLTLTFDEVVDLARVRVLTVDGDRLPVARTAKDNVVRVALGSPADGKFAVVWSVVDEGDGHASSGRIAFAVGAAPARTGGDEAQTAAPAPSPSVRKGLVAVRWAGYLALALFIGGLAFVALLWPGGAYEPRARALLGLAWTAGLLATVAAVGLQGAYASLGGLRDALRPATYADVLATEPGVVLAARGLMWVLAAVVLAALLQGAARSPGWRVGALAVAFGLLRTTGMTGHNSEGSAPTWGAVADFVHLLGAALWIGGLAMLALAVLPRRRPAELAEVVPGYARLAALSVTGIVGAGLVLAWQVVGSFDGLLHTSYGHLLLVKTAVLGCVLLAAYASRQWVRTRLDLAVLLRGDAATVRPFGYSVAAETGLVLVVLAVTSLLVTADPGR; this is translated from the coding sequence ATGAGGCCACTGCTCGTCCTCGCCGCTCTCCTCTGCGCCCTTCTCGGCGCCGCCCAACCCGCCTCCGCGCACACCGAGTTGGTCAGCTCCTCCCCCAAGGACGGCGCCACGCCCGCGAAGGCTCCCGACCACCTCACCCTCACCTTCGACGAGGTCGTCGACCTGGCCCGGGTACGGGTGCTGACGGTGGACGGGGACCGGCTGCCGGTGGCCCGGACGGCGAAGGACAACGTGGTGCGGGTCGCGCTCGGCAGCCCGGCGGACGGGAAGTTCGCGGTGGTGTGGTCCGTCGTGGACGAGGGGGACGGACACGCTTCCTCCGGACGTATCGCTTTCGCCGTCGGGGCGGCCCCCGCCAGGACCGGCGGCGACGAGGCGCAGACCGCCGCTCCCGCACCGTCCCCCTCGGTGCGCAAGGGCCTCGTCGCCGTCCGCTGGGCCGGATACCTCGCGCTCGCCCTGTTCATCGGCGGGCTCGCGTTCGTCGCACTGCTGTGGCCGGGCGGGGCGTACGAGCCACGGGCCCGGGCGCTGCTCGGGCTGGCCTGGACGGCCGGGCTGCTGGCGACCGTGGCGGCCGTGGGACTGCAGGGCGCGTACGCCTCCCTCGGCGGCCTGCGGGACGCCCTTCGTCCGGCGACCTACGCGGACGTCCTGGCCACCGAACCCGGCGTCGTGCTCGCCGCCCGCGGCCTGATGTGGGTGCTCGCGGCCGTGGTGCTCGCCGCGCTGCTCCAGGGCGCCGCACGCTCGCCCGGCTGGCGGGTGGGCGCGCTCGCGGTGGCCTTCGGGCTGCTGCGCACGACCGGCATGACGGGCCACAACTCCGAGGGCAGCGCGCCGACCTGGGGAGCCGTCGCCGACTTCGTGCACCTCCTCGGGGCCGCGCTGTGGATCGGCGGGCTCGCCATGCTCGCGCTGGCGGTGCTGCCGCGCCGGCGGCCCGCGGAGCTGGCCGAGGTGGTGCCGGGCTACGCGCGGCTCGCGGCGCTGAGCGTCACGGGCATCGTCGGCGCCGGGCTGGTGCTCGCATGGCAGGTGGTGGGGTCCTTCGACGGCCTCCTGCACACCTCCTACGGGCATCTGCTGCTCGTCAAGACAGCCGTCCTCGGGTGCGTCCTGCTCGCCGCGTACGCGAGCCGCCAGTGGGTGCGCACCCGTCTCGATCTCGCCGTGCTGTTGCGCGGCGACGCCGCCACCGTGCGGCCCTTCGGTTACTCGGTCGCGGCCGAGACGGGGCTGGTCCTCGTCGTGCTCGCCGTGACGAGTCTGCTGGTCACGGCCGACCCCGGCCGCTGA
- a CDS encoding UDP-glucose/GDP-mannose dehydrogenase family protein has translation MALKITVIGTGYLGATHAAAMAELGFEVLGLDVVPEKIEMLQRGEVPMYEPGLEDLLRKHVAGIEGSTGRLRFTMDWEEVGSFGDVHFVCVNTPQRHGEYACDMAYVDSAFASLAPHLTRPALVVGKSTVPVGSADRLARYLADHSPAGSDAELAWNPEFLREGFAVDDTLHPDRIVVGVRSERAEKLLREVYATPLGEGTPFVVTDFPTAELVKTSANSFLATKISFINAMAEVCEAADGDVAKLAEAIGYDDRIGKKFLRAGIGFGGGCLPKDIRAFMARAGELGADQALTFLREIDSINMRQRGQMVELARQILGGGPFLGKRVAVLGATFKPDSDDVRDSPALNVAGQIHLQGGQVTVYDPKGMDNARRLFPTLGYADTAVDAVRGADVVLHLTEWREFRELDPAALGEVAAAKVVLDGRNALDPALWRKAGWTYRAMGRPTA, from the coding sequence ATGGCCCTCAAGATCACCGTGATCGGCACCGGCTACCTGGGCGCCACCCACGCCGCGGCCATGGCCGAGCTCGGTTTCGAGGTGCTGGGGCTGGACGTGGTGCCCGAGAAGATCGAGATGCTCCAGCGGGGCGAGGTCCCGATGTACGAGCCGGGCCTGGAGGACCTGCTGCGCAAGCATGTCGCCGGGATCGAGGGCTCCACCGGCCGGCTGCGCTTCACCATGGACTGGGAAGAGGTCGGCTCCTTCGGAGACGTGCACTTCGTCTGCGTGAACACTCCGCAGCGGCACGGCGAGTACGCCTGCGACATGGCGTACGTCGACTCGGCGTTCGCCTCCCTCGCCCCGCACCTGACCCGCCCGGCGCTCGTCGTCGGCAAGTCGACCGTGCCCGTGGGCTCCGCCGACCGGCTGGCCCGCTATCTGGCCGACCACTCCCCCGCCGGCTCCGACGCCGAACTGGCCTGGAACCCGGAGTTCCTGCGCGAGGGCTTCGCCGTGGACGACACGCTGCACCCGGACCGGATCGTCGTCGGCGTGCGCAGTGAGCGCGCGGAGAAGCTGCTGCGCGAGGTGTACGCGACGCCGCTCGGCGAGGGCACGCCGTTCGTGGTGACCGACTTCCCGACCGCCGAGCTGGTGAAGACCTCCGCGAACTCCTTCCTGGCCACGAAGATCTCCTTCATCAACGCGATGGCGGAGGTCTGCGAGGCCGCCGACGGTGATGTCGCCAAGCTGGCCGAGGCCATCGGGTACGACGACCGGATCGGGAAGAAGTTCCTGCGGGCCGGGATCGGCTTCGGCGGCGGTTGTCTGCCCAAGGACATCCGCGCCTTCATGGCCCGTGCGGGTGAGCTCGGCGCGGACCAGGCGCTGACCTTCCTGCGCGAGATCGACTCGATCAACATGCGCCAGCGCGGGCAGATGGTGGAGCTGGCCCGGCAGATACTGGGCGGCGGGCCGTTCCTCGGCAAGCGGGTCGCGGTGCTCGGCGCCACCTTCAAGCCCGACTCGGACGACGTCCGCGACTCCCCCGCGCTGAACGTCGCCGGGCAGATCCACCTCCAGGGCGGCCAGGTCACCGTCTACGACCCGAAGGGCATGGACAACGCCCGCCGCCTGTTCCCCACCCTCGGCTACGCCGACACCGCCGTGGACGCGGTCCGGGGCGCCGACGTCGTACTGCACCTCACGGAGTGGCGGGAGTTCCGCGAACTGGATCCGGCCGCCCTCGGCGAGGTCGCGGCGGCGAAGGTCGTCCTCGACGGCCGCAACGCCCTGGACCCGGCGCTGTGGCGGAAGGCGGGCTGGACGTACCGGGCGATGGGGCGCCCGACGGCCTGA